One Torulaspora globosa chromosome 5, complete sequence DNA window includes the following coding sequences:
- the PAL2 gene encoding Pal2p (ancestral locus Anc_5.399), which translates to MSPPSNNPFLDDVSGGSRDGSKPGSYPVKGSRPTRSYPTAREEKERLRDRYKEERNVSGSGGDLPPSYDEVAGSKKSESGYPREKEGSSGHRSHRHRHHRSRGDGDRERSGHGHRGSSHKDKKKGKPAVVPKNVDTIDKMDVTGLFGGSFHHDGPFDACTPHRNKNSKAAPVLAFPADGPNNSIGGASAKKSALNEVFGREEVDDDDELYKTRGANRTVRAMVDSNGSTSTLDAIKPNAKTVTQFDVKGKSQLVHGPTTAGLGSTTFLDGAPASNAAIREDIRNHSHQTRTSGVQRKKSLTQRLQVGGTTNSGVRRSGSTIRSTTEPLVLAKTHSGHLENGEEAGEDEYVGVRFDDSLRKESTGNKLLRRVKSLKVGRKA; encoded by the coding sequence ATGTCACCACCGTCGAACAATCCGTTCTTGGATGACGTGAGCGGAGGTAGCAGGGATGGCAGCAAGCCCGGATCGTATCCGGTGAAGGGAAGTCGGCCGACGAGGAGTTATCCTACTGCGAGGGAAGAGAAGGAGCGTTTGCGTGACAGATACAAGGAGGAACGCAACGTGAGCGGGAGTGGAGGAGACTTGCCACCCTCGTATGACGAGGTAGCGGGCTCAAAAAAGTCAGAAAGTGGATATCCGAGGGAGAAGGAGGGCTCTAGCGGCCACCGGTCGCATCGCCATCGCCATCACCGCTCTCGCGGTGACGGCGACCGGGAGCGTAGTGGCCATGGCCACCGTGGCTCGTCTCACaaggataagaagaagggcaagCCGGCAGTGGTTCCGAAGAACGTCGATACAATCGATAAGATGGACGTCACGGGTCTGTTTGGCGGATCTTTCCATCATGACGGTCCGTTCGATGCTTGCACGCCTCATAGAAACAAGAACTCCAAGGCTGCACCCGTCTTGGCATTCCCGGCAGATGGTCCTAACAACAGCATTGGCGGAGCGTCTGCGAAGAAATCTGCGCTGAATGAGGTGTTTGGCAGAGAGGAggtcgatgacgacgatgaacTTTACAAGACCAGAGGCGCAAATCGCACGGTACGCGCGATGGTAGATTCAAACGGTAGCACGAGCACCCTGGATGCGATTAAGCCAAACGCTAAGACTGTGACGCAGTTTGACGTTAAGGGGAAATCGCAGTTGGTTCACGGCCCTACCACGGCAGGACTTGGGTCCACTACGTTCCTCGATGGTGCGCCTGCTTCTAATGCAGCCATTCGTGAGGATATCAGGAACCACAGCCACCAAACGCGCACCAGCGGCGTacagaggaagaagtcgcTTACTCAGAGGCTGCAGGTGGGCGGAACCACGAATAGCGGTGTAAGGAGGAGCGGGAGCACCATCAGGAGCACAACAGAGCCACTGGTGCTGGCAAAGACACATAGTGGACATCTTGAAAACGGTGAAGAGGCCGGTGAAGACGAGTACGTCGGCGTACGTTTCGATGACAGCTTAAGGAAGGAATCTACTGGGAACAAATTACTAAGAAGAGtcaagagcttgaaagtCGGTAGGAAGGCTTGA
- the SFB3 gene encoding Sfb3p (ancestral locus Anc_5.400), protein MEQDGLSREISNLSLNQSGQQSGSRKSRRPNRAYHNLATGVSAPATPFATQSPGPDGRLSNNEGQTFSPMGMPQASVSTPGLLAASQSMMGQQQPGLQPQHGSPEPDAHVSSSHLVAAQRWEDQIRYLTRTYDTARDSVPPLPTTQFYGADHGVCDPRFMSLSMNCVPADERLRSATKLPLGLTVQPFARIIPEETVPVVDNSKDQGPLRCRRCRAYVNPGFRMGYDSTALCNICEVKTQVPIDTYPPMAVDPHGAVNGANPELVRGCVDFLVPDVYNAIQGEKPLPLHYVFLVDISLLANENGSSIAVVEGVKTCIEHISDFQPNCKVAIMAFDSRIRFFNLSPTLETAQEYIIGDLNDVFLPFCEGLFVNPQESARIIDDTLKKIMSYISMGKLYHVVQNCYGSALQAAKLALDTVTKGQGGKIICSLNSMPTVGNGNLTLRKDDATKKHMRCDNEFYTKLGHEFARSYISLDLFLTTSVFIDMVTVGYPVEATCGTLKYYPNFTQDRDEFVLVNDMLQHVSSIVGYQALLKVRSSTDLSIYQYYLESAGNTNRDPMLPVLTTDTTVDVLLKLDQKLKVGNTVSFQAALLYTDIDGNRKVRSINSNAKVSGNIREVFQFVDQNVAMRIMIKDVISSLGDCDFNAIRKTIDNKMVDILTQYKALAGVSLSTQLVLPDALKTLPTFMLAFEKSPLMAPNIHSTRGNDRCYDLYHFKTLNSAQLSYKLYPQIVPLHVLLDETDLTFYDTAEKLLQVSSSSVENLTVRNAHASITNGGCYLIFQGEKVYLWFNENTNRMLLLDLLQVDEDIPVGQVSLFGASLPQVPTQVNEKAHALIRNWCQLTNRSTLPIELLRPNVDQYYSSVMGQILCEDKSVSKIESNDNYLVQLHRLIQEKLKKEDYVKINHSSASQNGNAAQEDMHQKFVQF, encoded by the coding sequence ATGGAACAGGACGGTCTTAGCAGAGAGATCTCAAACCTTTCTCTTAATCAGTCGGGTCAGCAAAGCGGATCGAGAAAGAGCCGTAGACCAAACAGGGCATACCACAACCTCGCCACGGGAGTCAGTGCACCAGCAACGCCATTTGCAACGCAATCTCCTGGTCCTGACGGTCGTCTCTCGAACAATGAAGGTCAGACTTTCTCGCCGATGGGAATGCCGCAAGCTTCAGTAAGTACGCCAGGACTATTGGCCGCTAGTCAATCAATGATGGGTCAACAGCAACCCGGTTTGCAACCCCAGCATGGCAGTCCAGAACCAGATGCACACGTTTCCTCTTCACACTTGGTGGCGGCACAGAGATGGGAAGACCAAATTCGCTACTTGACTCGCACATATGATACCGCTAGAGACTCTGTGCCACCTTTGCCAACAACTCAGTTTTATGGAGCAGACCATGGAGTGTGTGATCCACGCTTTATGAGCTTATCCATGAATTGTGTGCCTGCAGATGAACGTCTGAGGTCTGCAACCAAGCTTCCCTTAGGCTTGACTGTTCAGCCATTCGCTCGGATAATCCCTGAAGAAACAGTTCCGGTAGTGGACAATTCGAAGGATCAGGGACCACTGCGTTGCAGACGTTGTCGCGCATACGTGAATCCTGGATTCCGCATGGGCTATGACTCCACCGCATTATGTAACATTTGCGAGGTGAAGACGCAAGTCCCCATTGACACTTATCCCCCCATGGCAGTTGATCCGCATGGAGCTGTTAATGGTGCCAATCCAGAACTCGTTAGAGGGTGCGTCGACTTTTTGGTTCCCGACGTTTACAACGCCATCCAAGGCGAAAAGCCATTGCCGCTACATTACGTCTTTTTAGTGGATATATCTCTTCTGGCAAATGAAAACGGTAGTTCCATTGCCGTGGTGGAGGGTGTCAAGACTTGCATAGAGCACATTTCTGATTTCCAACCTAATTGCAAAGTTGCTATCATGGCCTTTGACAGCAGAATTAGGTTCTTTAACTTAAGTCCTACTCTGGAGACAGCTCAAGAATACATTATTGGAGACTTGAATGATGTTTTCTTGCCATTTTGCGAGGGTTTATTCGTGAACCCACAAGAGTCCGCAAGGATCATCGATGACACTTTAAAGAAAATAATGAGTTATATTTCTATGGGCAAGCTCTACCATGTTGTGCAGAACTGCTATGGTTCGGCTCTTCAAGCAGCGAAACTCGCTCTTGATACCGTGACCAAAGGCCAGGGCGGTAAGATTATCTGTTCTCTAAATTCTATGCCTACAGTGGGAAATGGTAATCTGACGCTCAGGAAGGATGACGCAACGAAAAAGCACATGAGGTGCGATAATGAGTTCTATACAAAGTTGGGGCATGAGTTCGCGAGATCTTACATTTCGCTTGACCTTTTCCTGACGACTTCGGTGTTCATTGACATGGTCACTGTAGGGTATCCGGTGGAGGCTACTTGCGGTACTCTAAAATATTATCCAAATTTCACCCAGGATAGAGACGAGTTCGTCCTGGTCAACGACATGCTTCAGCACGTGTCGAGCATCGTTGGTTATCAAGCGCTACTGAAAGTACGTTCTTCGACAGACCTTTCCATCTATCAATATTATCTCGAGTCTGCTGGCAACACAAACCGAGATCCAATGTTACCAGTGTTGACCACAGACACCACTGTCGATGTGTTGCTGAAACTGGACCAAAAGCTGAAGGTAGGCAACACCGTATCATTCCAAGCTGCGTTGCTCTATACTGACATCGATGGTAATAGAAAAGTTCGTTCGATCAATAGCAATGCGAAGGTATCTGGGAATATCAGGGAAGTCTTTCAGTTCGTTGATCAAAACGTTGCGATGCGGATCATGATCAAGGACGTGATCTCATCCTTGGGCGATTGTGACTTCAACGCCATCAGAAAGACTATCGATAACAAAATGGTGGATATTTTGACTCAGTACAAGGCGCTCGCCGGCGTCAGCTTGAGTACACAGCTCGTGTTGCCCGATGCGCTGAAGACCTTGCCCACTTTCATGCTAGCCTTTGAAAAGAGCCCATTGATGGCTCCCAACATTCACAGCACTCGCGGTAATGATCGTTGCTACGACCTCTATCACTTCAAGACCCTGAACAGCGCGCAACTCTCCTACAAACTCTACCCGCAAATCGTGCCACTTCATGTGTTGCTAGACGAGACCGATCTTACCTTCTACGACACGGCTGAAAAGTTGCTCCAAGTGTCTAGCAGTTCAGTCGAGAACTTGACCGTGAGGAACGCCCATGCCAGCATCACCAACGGCGGCTGCTACTTGATCTTCCAGGGCGAGAAGGTGTACCTGTGGTTCAACGAGAACACCAACAGAATGCTGCTGCTCGATCTGCTGCAAGTAGATGAGGACATCCCGGTGGGACAGGTCTCGCTGTTCGGCGCGTCGCTGCCCCAGGTACCCACCCAGGTCAATGAAAAGGCTCATGCCCTGATCAGAAACTGGTGCCAGCTCACCAACAGGTCCACGCTGCCCATCGAGCTGCTCAGACCCAACGTGGACCAATATTACAGCTCTGTCATGGGCCAGATCCTCTGCGAAGACAAGTCCGTCAGCAAGATCGAGTCGAACGACAACTATCTCGTCCAGCTCCACCGACTCATACAGGAGAAGCTCAAAAAAGAGGACTACGTCAAGATCAACCACTCGTCCGCGTCCCAGAACGGCAACGCTGCGCAAGAAGACATGCACCAAAAGTTTGTCCAATTCTAA